One Pelobates fuscus isolate aPelFus1 chromosome 8, aPelFus1.pri, whole genome shotgun sequence genomic window carries:
- the LOC134570908 gene encoding MORN repeat-containing protein 3-like, with translation MPLLKYPRKFVSFWQEWEIKAQKFGLRKKILSVSGDEYKGEWLNNMKHGTGVYIYKKKACMYEGEWENDKRSGKGTYSVKDPITGVYRMVYQGLWKNGKRHGFGTQYYKDAAVYEGDWEDGKRSGCGRLYLANGNIYEGEWLDDKYNGQGMLRLANENRYEGSWKDGMKHGLGSFHYLNKGWLYEGVWEKDIPTCGTMTDFAREEAPSPPMYPIPVLGIKL, from the exons ATGCCTCTACTCAAATATCCTAGGAAGTTTGTTTCCTTCTGGCAGGAATGGGAAATAAAGGCTCAGAAATTCGgccttagaaaaaaaatattgagtgTAAGTGGAGACGAGTATAAGGGAGAATGGCTAAACAACATGAAGCACG GCACGGGTGTTTACATCTACAAAAAGAAAGCATGTATGTATGAAGGTGAATGGGAAAACGATAAAAGAAGTGGCAAAGGAACATACAGTGTCAAAGACCCAATCACCGGAGTTTATAGGATGGTTTACCAAGGATTATGGAAGAATGGCAAAAGACAC GGCTTTGGGACACAATATTATAAGGACGCAGCCGTTTATGAAGGAGATTGGGAGGACGGAAAACGAAGTGGTTGTGGTAGACTATATTTAGCAAATGGCAACATTTATGAAGGTGAATGGCTGGACGACAAATACAATGGGCAAGGAATGCTACGATTAG CTAATGAAAACCGCTACGAGGGTTCCTGGAAGGACGGTATGAAGCACGGACTGGGATCTTTTCATTATCTTAATAAAGGCTGGTTGTATGAAGGAGTATGGGAAAAAGATATACCTACATGTGGGACCATGACAGATTTTGCGAGAGAAGAAGCACCTTCCCCACCAATGTATCCCATACCAGTG TTGGGAATCAAATTGTGA